One genomic region from Harpia harpyja isolate bHarHar1 chromosome 1, bHarHar1 primary haplotype, whole genome shotgun sequence encodes:
- the C1H9orf152 gene encoding uncharacterized protein C9orf152 homolog, which translates to MYAVAPDAPHENKLTETHNFRLDHATSESHHTWKKVTSSFRKISDASYLICFFANTMKEMSCFCMTFSSLLEQMVKAYKYMIGIFSVTHTSEQQASDRDKQPTKMDVSLLEEQYDHIKQKQKLQSHIIVFKTGEHESVLPASMVNAVLINKHVRRSKSFTEHVPVRKIRLEMTSSGNVQDSSPWRTHLGIHRLVQAPCQGVSWDLSHCKNRPRSFDNQRLISKGNGTLQHKELEGASELSVLSQLGSSSTLNSFSEENGSNISSTCQKPPPKSATSAVWTHQHISSTKCMPACNKLNFYPFPNKKGPRISEAARRLGLYVSQ; encoded by the exons ATGTATGCAGTAGCTCCAGACGCACCGCATGAAAACAAGCTGACTGAAACCCACAACTTCAGACTAGACCATGCAACTTCTGAAAGTCACCATACTTGGAAGAAAGTTACTTCTTCATTTAGGAAGATTTCAGATGCTTCatacttgatttgtttttttgCCAACACAATGAAGGAAATGTCTTGCTTCTGCatgactttttcttccttgttggAACAGATGGTGAAGGCTTACAAATACATGATTGGTATTTTTTCAGTGACTCATACCTCAGAGCAACAGGCTTCAGATCGTGATAAGCAGCCAACCAAGATGGATGTAAGCTTACTCGAGGAGCAGTATGACCatataaaacagaagcaaaaactgCAATCACACATTATTGTATTTAAAACAG GTGAACATGAATCTGTTCTCCCAGCATCAATGGTCAATGCTGTTTTAATTAATAAACATGTTAGAAGATCAAAGTCATTTACAGAACATGTTCCTGTCAGAAAGATCAGACTGGAGATGACCAGCAGTGGCAACGTACAAGACAGCTCACCATGGCGTACACACCTGGGAATTCACCGCCTGGTGCAAGCCCCTTGTCAAGGAGTTAGCTGGGATCTTTCCCACTGCAAGAACAGACCACGCAGTTTTGACAATCAGAGGCTGATTTCAAAGGGAAACGGCACACTGCAACACAAGGAATTAGAAGGAGCAAGTGAACTATCCGTGCTCAGTCAACTGGGAAGTTCAAGCACGTTGAACAGTTTCAGCGAAGAGAATGGCAGCAACATTTCAAGCACCTGCCAAAAGCCTCCTCCGAAATCAGCCACGTCAGCAGTTTGGACACACCAACATATTTCTTCTACAAAATGCATGCCGGCCTGCAACAAACTAAACTTTTACCCTTTCCCCAATAAAAAAGGACCGAGAATTTCTGAAGCAGCAAGGAGGCTTGGATTATACGTCTCACAATGA